The following coding sequences are from one Streptomyces sp. NBC_01294 window:
- a CDS encoding serine/threonine-protein kinase, with product MTDRLIGDRYQLATILGQGGMGQVWTAYDRRLDRRVAVKLLRPDKVAGPGTVAEELRRRFVRECRVTAQVDHPGLVTVHDAGSDGDELYLVMGYVEGADLADHLAEHDPYPWQWAVAVVAQLCAVLSAVHAVPIVHRDLKPRNVMIRPDGTVLVLDLGVASVMDTDTTRLTSTGSPIGSPAYMAPEQAMGGAVGPYTDLYALGVLLYELLSGNVPFAGSTALGVLHRHLYEPPVPVRRLRPEVPAELEKLLLHLLAKDPQDRPASAQEVYEALASLLPARDSRPPAGPLDPTRPFLRPHAPWPDRAAVVPPRPSTPPAPPKADVPGAVDEARKLLDQGRLTQAVDILGGILPAAAAEHGEHSPVVRSLRKQYAATLMDDGQYRRALPELRRLADEFPAGDPQALRFRYDAAQCLEQLGEPAAALAEYRALLPLFENHYANPDPGLPLEVRRRIGHLLLSLGDRPAAHDTLARLLFDAERLHGPAHPFPAEIRRTLHWLGQVR from the coding sequence GCGCCCCGACAAGGTCGCCGGCCCCGGCACGGTCGCCGAGGAACTGCGCCGCCGCTTCGTGCGCGAGTGCCGGGTCACGGCGCAGGTGGACCACCCCGGCCTGGTCACCGTGCACGACGCGGGCAGTGACGGCGACGAGCTCTACCTCGTCATGGGCTACGTCGAGGGCGCCGACCTCGCCGACCACCTCGCCGAGCACGACCCGTACCCCTGGCAGTGGGCGGTCGCGGTCGTCGCGCAGCTGTGCGCGGTCCTCTCGGCCGTGCACGCGGTGCCGATCGTGCACCGCGACCTGAAGCCCCGCAACGTGATGATCCGCCCCGACGGCACCGTGCTGGTCCTGGACCTCGGCGTGGCCTCGGTGATGGACACCGACACCACCCGCCTCACCAGCACCGGTTCGCCCATCGGCAGCCCCGCGTACATGGCGCCCGAGCAGGCCATGGGCGGCGCGGTGGGCCCGTACACCGACCTCTACGCCCTCGGCGTGCTGCTGTACGAACTCCTCAGCGGCAACGTGCCCTTCGCCGGGTCCACCGCCCTCGGCGTCCTGCACCGCCACCTGTACGAGCCCCCCGTCCCGGTCCGCCGGCTGCGCCCGGAGGTCCCGGCGGAGCTGGAGAAGCTCCTGCTGCACCTCCTCGCCAAGGACCCGCAGGACCGGCCCGCCTCCGCGCAGGAGGTCTACGAGGCCCTGGCCTCGCTGCTGCCCGCCCGCGACAGCCGTCCCCCGGCCGGCCCGCTCGACCCGACCCGGCCCTTCCTGCGCCCGCACGCCCCCTGGCCGGACCGGGCCGCGGTCGTCCCTCCGCGGCCGAGCACCCCGCCGGCGCCGCCGAAGGCCGACGTCCCGGGCGCCGTGGACGAGGCCCGCAAGCTCCTGGACCAGGGGCGGCTCACCCAGGCCGTGGACATCCTCGGCGGGATCCTGCCGGCCGCGGCCGCCGAGCACGGGGAGCACTCCCCGGTGGTGCGCTCCCTGCGCAAGCAGTACGCCGCCACGCTGATGGACGACGGCCAGTACCGCCGCGCCCTGCCCGAACTGCGCCGCCTCGCCGACGAGTTCCCGGCCGGCGATCCCCAGGCCCTGCGCTTCCGCTACGACGCGGCGCAGTGCCTGGAGCAACTGGGCGAGCCGGCCGCGGCCCTGGCGGAGTACCGCGCGCTGCTCCCGCTCTTCGAGAACCACTACGCCAACCCGGACCCGGGCCTGCCCCTGGAGGTCCGCCGCCGGATCGGGCACCTGCTGCTCTCCCTCGGCGACCGGCCGGCGGCCCACGACACCCTGGCCCGCCTGCTGTTCGACGCGGAGCGCCTGCACGGCCCGGCGCACCCCTTCCCGGCCGAGATACGCCGCACCCTGCACTGGCTGGGTCAGGTCCGCTGA